In the Leptolyngbya sp. SIO1E4 genome, one interval contains:
- a CDS encoding DUF262 domain-containing protein has translation MRNAQKPDHISLNVLLNWLKEGRFVIPDFQREFEWAPWDIRDLMRSIFLDYYIGSLLLWKGKADNFKALSCESVYGHSGSDNKQYIVLDGQQRLTAMYYAFVAPEMSLPNRSNRCLYYVRIDRFMAEEYDQAFNYQFPSRKWLNIFDNRELQFEDHIFPLSVVGAGGWDLYSWFEGYQKFWKQKADAAETAEDTEKAKIAAYHTNNAREFGDHLRSITEQYQISYIELDEDLGIDKVCDIFTQINSKGVRLDVFDLINALLKPKDLQLKHMWREAAPRLEFVETEKMNVYILQIMSILKQSYCSPKYLYFLLPEQEKPVRAADGTRSKEVLISNAQAFEQSWNYAVDALEDAIKMLQHPQEFGVISSGYLPYVAILPVFTALQADVKNLPAGKQLHAQRKIRYWYWASVFTNRYSGSVESTSARDFISMKAWFEEEDAKPGLIQDFNSRFKSLELRREIKRGSSVYNGIFNLFVIQGARDWITGNIPQHDDLHDHHIVPAAWGKKNLGSNTINTILNRTPLTAKTNRDIIRDRLPNAYLPELIQTCGEDTVRAILDSHFISPAAQQILLRDPFTPEDYEAFISERQRTLQSAIESLLIKERIDLSPPLRELDAQIEQIELQLRSLLADTLEDGWSAIPGGVRNMVEQRIHKATKKNAALNPEDYATLTDKLEFFDLRELEQTICTKSLWPRFEPCFANKDVLVGKFNQLAELRNGIRHSRTVNDIARKEGEAAVIWFETVLGKT, from the coding sequence ATGAGAAACGCTCAAAAGCCTGACCATATCAGCCTAAATGTGCTGCTGAACTGGCTCAAAGAAGGTCGGTTCGTGATTCCCGATTTTCAACGCGAATTTGAATGGGCACCGTGGGATATTCGCGACCTCATGCGCTCCATCTTTTTGGACTACTACATCGGTAGCCTGCTGTTGTGGAAGGGCAAAGCCGACAATTTCAAGGCGTTATCCTGCGAGTCGGTCTATGGCCATTCTGGTAGTGACAATAAGCAGTACATCGTATTGGATGGACAGCAGCGTCTCACCGCCATGTACTACGCGTTTGTTGCACCCGAGATGTCACTCCCTAACCGCTCAAACCGCTGTCTCTACTACGTGCGCATTGATCGGTTCATGGCAGAGGAGTATGACCAAGCCTTTAACTACCAGTTTCCGAGTCGAAAGTGGTTAAACATCTTTGACAATCGAGAACTACAGTTTGAAGACCATATTTTTCCGCTCTCGGTCGTAGGTGCCGGAGGATGGGACTTATATTCCTGGTTTGAGGGTTATCAGAAATTCTGGAAGCAGAAAGCTGACGCCGCAGAAACGGCAGAAGACACAGAAAAAGCCAAAATTGCTGCTTACCATACTAATAACGCCAGAGAGTTTGGCGATCACCTGCGCAGCATCACCGAACAGTATCAAATCTCCTACATTGAACTAGATGAAGACCTCGGTATCGATAAGGTCTGCGACATCTTTACCCAGATCAACAGCAAAGGCGTTCGCCTGGATGTGTTTGACCTGATCAATGCCTTGCTTAAGCCGAAAGATTTACAGCTCAAGCATATGTGGCGTGAGGCCGCTCCTCGCCTGGAATTTGTTGAGACGGAAAAGATGAACGTCTACATTCTCCAGATAATGTCAATTTTAAAGCAGTCCTACTGCTCTCCAAAATATCTTTATTTTCTGCTGCCTGAGCAAGAGAAACCCGTGCGAGCAGCCGACGGTACCCGGAGTAAAGAAGTATTGATTTCTAATGCCCAGGCGTTTGAGCAGTCCTGGAATTATGCTGTTGATGCCCTAGAAGATGCCATTAAAATGCTTCAGCATCCCCAAGAGTTTGGGGTGATTTCATCGGGCTATCTGCCCTACGTTGCCATTCTTCCAGTGTTTACAGCGCTTCAGGCTGATGTAAAAAACCTCCCTGCGGGCAAGCAGCTTCATGCCCAGCGCAAAATTCGCTACTGGTACTGGGCCTCAGTCTTTACCAATCGCTATTCAGGGTCGGTCGAATCAACCAGTGCTCGCGACTTTATCAGCATGAAAGCCTGGTTCGAGGAGGAGGATGCCAAGCCAGGGCTGATTCAAGATTTCAATTCTCGATTCAAAAGCTTAGAACTGCGCCGAGAAATAAAGCGGGGATCCTCAGTTTATAACGGCATTTTTAATCTGTTTGTCATTCAAGGCGCACGAGATTGGATAACGGGCAATATTCCCCAACACGACGATTTACACGACCATCACATCGTGCCGGCCGCTTGGGGCAAGAAAAACTTGGGCAGCAATACGATTAATACCATCCTGAATCGCACGCCGCTAACCGCTAAAACTAATCGAGACATTATTCGCGATCGCCTCCCCAATGCCTACCTCCCAGAACTGATTCAAACCTGCGGGGAAGATACCGTTCGAGCCATTCTCGACTCTCACTTCATCTCCCCTGCGGCACAGCAGATTCTGTTACGTGACCCGTTTACGCCTGAAGACTATGAAGCATTCATTTCAGAGCGACAGCGAACCTTGCAGTCTGCGATCGAAAGCCTCCTGATTAAAGAGCGGATTGATCTTTCACCGCCGCTTCGGGAGCTAGATGCGCAGATTGAGCAGATTGAACTCCAACTGAGATCGCTGCTGGCCGACACCCTAGAGGATGGCTGGTCAGCGATTCCCGGTGGGGTAAGAAATATGGTTGAGCAGCGGATACACAAAGCGACGAAGAAAAACGCTGCTCTCAATCCTGAAGATTACGCCACCCTAACCGACAAATTAGAGTTCTTTGATCTACGGGAACTAGAACAAACCATCTGTACAAAAAGCTTATGGCCTCGGTTTGAGCCTTGCTTTGCCAATAAGGATGTGCTGGTTGGCAAGTTTAATCAGCTAGCAGAGCTCAGAAACGGCATTCGCCACAGCCGTACTGTGAACGACATTGCTCGGAAGGAAGGTGAAGC